In Thermococcus alcaliphilus, one DNA window encodes the following:
- a CDS encoding leucine/methionine racemase: MRKEEVIERYSRIFPKASRVTYAPIVAVKAKNAKVWDIEGREYIDFLSDAAVQNVGHNNERVVKAIKEQAERLIHFTFIYGFTLEPLLLAEKLAEISPIEEPKIAFGLSGSDANDGAIKFARAYTKRRTLLSYLKSYYGSTYGASSITGLDFHVRALVGELSDVHYIPYPDCYRCPFGKEKNSCKMECVEYIKAKFEGEVYADGVAALFAEPIQGDAGMVVPPEDYFKRVKRILDEHGILLAVDEVQSGLGRTGKWFAIEHFGVKPDIITVAKPLGGGLPISAVIGRAEIMDSLPPLGHAFTLIGNPVASRAALAVIEEIEEKDLLKRAEKLGSYTMKRLGKMKEEYELIGDVRGKGIMIGVDLVKDRETKERAYDEAKKVVWRAYELGLIVAFLQGNVLRIQPPLTIEKETLDEGLDKLERAIADVEEGKVGDEALKFVHGW, from the coding sequence TTGAGAAAGGAGGAAGTTATAGAGCGATATTCACGAATCTTTCCGAAGGCTTCCCGTGTAACCTATGCCCCAATAGTTGCGGTCAAAGCTAAAAACGCAAAGGTATGGGACATTGAGGGGAGGGAGTACATAGACTTTTTAAGCGATGCCGCTGTTCAAAACGTTGGTCACAACAACGAGAGGGTTGTTAAGGCAATAAAAGAACAGGCTGAGAGGCTTATTCACTTCACTTTCATCTACGGTTTTACACTTGAGCCCCTTCTACTTGCGGAAAAGCTTGCTGAAATTTCTCCAATTGAAGAGCCAAAAATAGCCTTTGGTTTAAGCGGAAGTGATGCAAACGATGGGGCAATAAAGTTTGCTCGAGCTTATACCAAAAGGAGAACCCTTCTAAGCTATCTTAAGAGTTATTATGGCTCAACTTACGGTGCATCAAGCATAACAGGTCTTGACTTTCACGTGAGAGCGTTAGTGGGGGAGCTTAGCGACGTTCACTACATTCCTTATCCAGATTGCTACAGATGTCCCTTTGGAAAAGAAAAAAACTCGTGTAAAATGGAGTGTGTCGAGTATATCAAGGCGAAGTTTGAGGGAGAAGTTTATGCAGATGGTGTTGCCGCTTTGTTTGCCGAACCGATTCAAGGCGATGCCGGGATGGTCGTACCTCCAGAGGATTACTTCAAGAGGGTCAAAAGAATCCTCGATGAGCATGGGATTCTTTTAGCTGTAGATGAAGTTCAGAGTGGTCTTGGGAGAACTGGGAAATGGTTTGCCATAGAGCATTTTGGAGTTAAGCCGGACATAATAACCGTGGCAAAGCCCCTTGGTGGTGGTTTGCCAATAAGTGCCGTAATTGGAAGGGCTGAGATCATGGATTCTCTTCCCCCTCTAGGGCACGCCTTTACCTTAATCGGAAATCCCGTAGCGAGCAGGGCAGCTCTTGCTGTCATTGAGGAGATCGAAGAAAAAGATCTCTTGAAGAGGGCGGAAAAGCTTGGAAGCTATACTATGAAACGACTGGGAAAGATGAAAGAGGAGTATGAGCTAATTGGCGATGTGAGAGGAAAAGGCATTATGATAGGAGTTGATTTAGTTAAGGACAGGGAGACCAAGGAGAGGGCATATGATGAAGCTAAGAAGGTCGTCTGGAGGGCTTATGAGCTTGGATTGATCGTTGCTTTCCTACAAGGGAACGTCCTGAGAATACAACCCCCACTAACGATTGAGAAAGAGACCCTCGATGAGGGCCTTGATAAGCTTGAAAGAGCAATAGCCGACGTTGAAGAGGGTAAAGTTGGGGATGAAGCTTTGAAGTTTGTTCACGGCTGGTAG
- a CDS encoding PQ-loop domain-containing transporter, whose protein sequence is MKELVGLIGMLLLVSSWVPQTWETIKNKKCPLNLEFVLVYVTASTLLAIYSYLIGDWVFLTLNSLAALQSGVNLYVKLRYK, encoded by the coding sequence ATGAAGGAACTCGTGGGACTCATAGGCATGCTTCTTCTCGTGAGCTCTTGGGTCCCCCAAACATGGGAAACAATCAAAAACAAGAAATGTCCGCTGAATTTGGAGTTCGTTTTGGTGTACGTTACAGCATCAACACTGCTTGCAATCTATTCATATCTAATAGGGGACTGGGTATTCCTAACTTTAAACTCCTTGGCAGCTCTCCAGAGTGGTGTCAATCTCTACGTTAAGCTAAGATACAAATAA
- a CDS encoding DUF2284 domain-containing protein, translating into MRVIWEKEIAAGEIIVSPRPVWKCRSCPVYGKSPSCPPYAPSWRETKELVKHYKRALLIKFEINFENFEEEKRKVLDYILKREEELFKSGKFYATALFPGNCNLCEECEFERSGECKMPSKVRPSIDAVGIELSKIVKLNFSESVLYGLILID; encoded by the coding sequence ATGAGGGTAATCTGGGAGAAAGAGATAGCTGCAGGGGAAATTATTGTTTCACCAAGACCAGTGTGGAAGTGCAGAAGTTGCCCAGTCTATGGAAAAAGCCCTTCCTGCCCACCTTATGCTCCTTCATGGAGGGAAACAAAGGAGCTGGTAAAACATTATAAGCGAGCACTTTTGATAAAGTTTGAGATCAATTTCGAGAATTTTGAAGAAGAAAAGAGGAAGGTGTTGGATTATATCCTGAAGAGAGAAGAAGAGCTGTTCAAAAGCGGGAAGTTCTATGCAACAGCACTATTTCCGGGAAACTGCAACCTCTGTGAAGAGTGTGAATTCGAAAGAAGTGGAGAGTGCAAAATGCCAAGCAAGGTAAGACCATCAATAGATGCCGTGGGGATAGAGCTCTCAAAAATAGTCAAGCTCAACTTCTCCGAAAGTGTTTTGTATGGGCTCATTCTTATAGATTAA
- a CDS encoding SDR family NAD(P)-dependent oxidoreductase has protein sequence MELKGKVALVTGASRGIGRAIAVALAKKGCNVVINYARDEENAKKTEEMCRAYGVETLVVRTDVSNREEVREMVEKTIQKFGRIDILINNAGILGKTINPMEISDEEWDRVLGVNLKGAFIVTQEVLKYMKKGKIVNIASITGKDGGTVGAHYAASKGGLIALTFNLARHLAPNILVNAVAPGPVATDMINEEMRERLRKLSLTGEIAKPEDIAHAVIFLLENDHITGEVVDVNGGRLMD, from the coding sequence ATGGAGCTGAAAGGAAAAGTGGCTTTAGTGACCGGGGCCTCTCGGGGAATAGGAAGGGCAATTGCAGTTGCTTTGGCAAAGAAGGGGTGCAACGTGGTCATAAACTATGCAAGGGATGAAGAAAACGCAAAGAAAACCGAAGAAATGTGCAGAGCTTATGGTGTAGAAACCCTTGTAGTCAGGACAGACGTTAGCAATAGAGAAGAGGTCAGAGAGATGGTGGAAAAAACTATCCAGAAGTTTGGAAGAATTGACATCCTAATCAACAATGCCGGAATCCTTGGAAAGACAATAAACCCAATGGAGATAAGTGATGAAGAGTGGGACAGAGTTTTGGGAGTTAACTTAAAGGGAGCCTTCATAGTTACGCAAGAAGTTCTCAAATACATGAAGAAAGGCAAAATAGTTAACATAGCCTCAATAACCGGCAAAGATGGGGGAACTGTAGGAGCCCACTATGCAGCATCAAAAGGAGGGTTGATAGCACTCACTTTTAATCTCGCGAGGCACTTGGCACCGAATATTTTAGTAAATGCTGTTGCCCCAGGACCTGTCGCAACTGATATGATAAATGAAGAAATGAGAGAAAGGTTAAGAAAACTTTCATTAACCGGGGAGATAGCCAAGCCAGAAGATATAGCTCATGCGGTTATTTTTCTGCTAGAAAATGACCACATAACTGGGGAAGTCGTTGATGTTAACGGAGGCCGCTTGATGGATTAA
- a CDS encoding Lrp/AsnC family transcriptional regulator, translating to MKLDETDKNILRLLQEDGRMSYSEIARRIGIPESTIRLRVKKLIEEGVIRKFAALINPFKAGYNIVAFIAVDIEPNKIKKAVEELSKLPEVDVLGIATGAHDVLMQVTVKDLQELESFLIEKLGKIEGIKSTETSILTSVKKWGYARVF from the coding sequence ATGAAATTGGATGAAACAGATAAAAACATCCTAAGGTTGCTTCAAGAAGATGGGAGGATGAGCTATTCCGAGATAGCCAGGAGAATAGGAATACCCGAATCAACCATAAGACTTAGGGTAAAAAAGCTCATTGAAGAAGGAGTAATAAGAAAGTTCGCCGCCTTAATAAACCCCTTCAAAGCAGGCTACAACATAGTGGCATTTATAGCCGTTGACATCGAGCCCAACAAAATCAAAAAAGCCGTTGAAGAGCTTTCCAAACTTCCGGAAGTTGATGTTTTAGGAATAGCCACCGGAGCACACGACGTATTAATGCAGGTAACTGTGAAGGATCTCCAAGAACTTGAGAGCTTTCTAATAGAAAAGCTGGGAAAAATCGAAGGAATAAAGAGCACGGAAACCTCAATCTTAACAAGTGTTAAAAAATGGGGATATGCAAGGGTATTTTAG
- a CDS encoding PIN domain-containing protein, with the protein MEKIIEKPELQILINLIQMRGKIRVSSPLYNIPLLEAFPYREGYKIRVLAKEDEFHKVLRGKERYLYDLPTYRDFYECFLSSGIVNYANINEFQEKLNAYKSLTKRIIFAPDTNLLYHAFLSKLKGVEGIQIAIVDLVKKEIENSMNFKYKPAQLKELRKILHNSYLLQEFSNRRMKKSRKAAYIALKEYEKIKDKIIEVKSIDEKANTNDELIIKTLKEFDKNTPALVVLLTADIAMTDIAKIEGVEYFLFEYPHEELSEHYATGYQLRTLIFNLAAVFGVIEMNNVLLFGEFRGKTGLNELKLVFKKDIHQEFHFHWSLCRRLMELKIER; encoded by the coding sequence ATGGAAAAGATTATAGAGAAGCCTGAACTTCAGATACTCATCAACTTAATCCAGATGAGAGGCAAAATAAGAGTGAGCAGCCCCCTCTACAACATTCCGCTTTTAGAGGCGTTTCCCTACAGAGAGGGGTACAAAATAAGAGTGTTAGCCAAAGAAGACGAATTTCATAAAGTACTTCGAGGAAAAGAAAGGTATCTATATGATCTTCCCACATACAGAGACTTTTATGAGTGCTTCCTTTCCAGTGGAATCGTAAACTACGCAAACATTAATGAGTTCCAAGAGAAGCTTAATGCATATAAGAGCCTCACGAAAAGAATAATCTTTGCCCCGGATACCAACCTATTGTACCATGCGTTTTTATCCAAGCTCAAGGGAGTAGAGGGAATCCAGATAGCAATAGTAGATTTAGTAAAGAAGGAAATAGAAAACTCAATGAACTTCAAGTACAAACCAGCACAATTAAAAGAGCTGAGGAAAATTCTCCACAATTCGTATTTGCTCCAAGAATTCAGCAACAGGAGGATGAAGAAATCAAGGAAAGCTGCATACATAGCCCTAAAAGAATACGAAAAGATAAAAGACAAAATAATAGAGGTAAAAAGCATTGATGAAAAGGCAAACACAAACGACGAACTAATAATAAAGACCTTGAAGGAATTCGATAAAAACACCCCAGCACTCGTAGTTCTCTTAACGGCAGATATCGCAATGACTGACATAGCAAAAATTGAAGGAGTTGAATATTTTCTCTTTGAATATCCCCACGAAGAGCTAAGCGAACACTACGCAACCGGTTACCAGCTGAGGACCCTAATCTTCAATTTGGCGGCAGTTTTTGGTGTTATAGAAATGAACAACGTGCTTTTGTTTGGCGAATTTAGGGGAAAAACTGGGCTAAACGAATTGAAGTTGGTCTTTAAGAAGGACATACATCAAGAGTTTCATTTCCACTGGAGCTTGTGCAGAAGGCTGATGGAATTAAAAATTGAAAGGTAG
- a CDS encoding CBS domain-containing protein, giving the protein MKDVERALQTFYSMKLRDIMPSITSMPIVTVDSPIVDVLKLLRTRHHVWVVNNKDEMKLEGVIRYLDVMCILLPPENTKARLGNISAVFKSILGGAEKAADVMERNVMTIDEDATVLDALTRMRRYKVQILAIVDENNTLKGEISLRLLIDEFLRLMKVGGVQWLQSGSSSPSE; this is encoded by the coding sequence ATGAAGGATGTTGAGAGAGCTCTCCAGACTTTTTATTCAATGAAGCTGAGAGATATAATGCCATCAATAACCTCAATGCCCATTGTTACTGTTGATTCCCCCATCGTTGACGTGCTTAAGTTGCTTAGAACGAGACATCATGTGTGGGTCGTGAACAACAAGGATGAGATGAAACTTGAAGGAGTTATAAGGTATCTCGATGTCATGTGTATTCTCCTTCCCCCAGAAAACACAAAGGCAAGGCTGGGCAACATAAGTGCAGTTTTTAAATCCATTCTAGGAGGGGCGGAAAAAGCGGCTGATGTCATGGAGCGCAATGTGATGACAATAGACGAAGATGCCACAGTTCTGGATGCCCTTACAAGGATGAGGAGGTACAAAGTGCAAATCTTGGCGATTGTCGATGAAAACAACACTCTGAAGGGAGAAATAAGCCTTAGGTTGCTCATTGACGAGTTCCTAAGACTGATGAAGGTAGGTGGTGTGCAATGGCTCCAGAGTGGATCCTCTTCACCCTCGGAGTAG
- a CDS encoding MFS transporter, giving the protein MKKKVATSMQARKASLIAQNTQMPRWFYAFVPFKIATGGSSQVVPLYAMHLGAGAGEIGLLNALSTFASTVGTIFWGRLSDKTLKRKAFILMGLLSTSIFLSLLAFAGSFWDLLLINAVYSFFLASTVSIPIVLLFRNVRKTRWDEAVGKFNKIGGWAWVVGLLVGFTLIRFLSFKELFILFAVVNVPGFVIALKTIREAPVYLHRANIKPLVTQVIQKGRYLPNFIIHLPTKLRVSSKFSGFYLSSLFFWVSSGMYATQLPVFLIKSGLTGQEVFGLALLNSSTSAMLYQRVGLKLKSKNPALALMQGYLFRSIGVLLLLLPFNVPYALLISAAGSYVLWGYSWSYISVSSTSLIGRMSSPKEQGSVLATANLINSSGFVLGSLAGGFVASQMDFTLNFAVASSMSFLAVVPLFSIIGLSFVSPFSVLPQIRRKN; this is encoded by the coding sequence ATGAAGAAAAAAGTGGCCACAAGCATGCAGGCGAGAAAGGCATCCCTAATAGCCCAGAACACCCAAATGCCTAGGTGGTTCTACGCTTTCGTGCCGTTTAAAATAGCCACAGGTGGCTCTTCTCAAGTTGTTCCCCTCTATGCTATGCATCTCGGTGCTGGGGCAGGAGAGATAGGACTATTGAACGCACTCTCGACCTTTGCCTCCACTGTAGGGACGATATTCTGGGGCAGACTGAGCGATAAAACGCTTAAAAGAAAAGCCTTTATTCTAATGGGTCTTTTAAGTACTTCAATCTTTCTAAGCCTGTTGGCGTTTGCAGGGAGCTTTTGGGACCTTCTATTAATCAACGCGGTCTATTCATTTTTCCTAGCTTCCACTGTTTCGATACCAATTGTTCTCCTCTTTAGAAACGTGAGAAAGACAAGATGGGACGAGGCTGTAGGGAAGTTCAACAAAATCGGTGGCTGGGCGTGGGTTGTGGGGCTTTTAGTAGGCTTCACGCTCATTAGATTTTTAAGTTTTAAGGAACTCTTCATCCTCTTTGCTGTAGTAAACGTTCCGGGGTTTGTTATAGCTTTGAAAACGATCAGAGAAGCTCCGGTTTATCTCCATAGGGCCAACATAAAGCCCCTTGTGACCCAGGTTATTCAGAAGGGTCGTTATCTTCCGAACTTTATCATTCACTTACCCACAAAGTTGAGGGTTTCCTCAAAGTTCAGTGGCTTTTATCTCTCTTCCCTCTTTTTCTGGGTGTCATCTGGTATGTATGCCACTCAACTTCCGGTATTTTTAATAAAGAGCGGACTTACGGGTCAAGAGGTCTTCGGATTGGCGCTCTTAAACTCTTCAACTTCGGCGATGCTCTATCAGAGAGTTGGGCTAAAGCTTAAATCCAAGAATCCAGCCTTAGCATTAATGCAAGGATACCTCTTTAGAAGCATTGGGGTTCTCTTATTGCTGCTTCCCTTTAACGTTCCTTATGCTTTACTCATCTCAGCCGCTGGAAGCTACGTTCTCTGGGGCTACTCTTGGTCTTACATAAGCGTTTCATCAACTTCCCTCATAGGAAGGATGAGTTCTCCAAAAGAACAAGGGAGTGTTTTGGCAACTGCAAACTTAATAAACTCCAGCGGATTTGTTTTAGGAAGCTTAGCCGGAGGTTTTGTGGCATCACAAATGGATTTTACCTTAAACTTTGCCGTGGCATCTTCAATGAGCTTTTTGGCGGTGGTTCCGCTTTTCAGCATAATAGGTCTTTCATTTGTGTCCCCATTCTCAGTTCTTCCACAAATAAGGAGGAAAAATTAA
- a CDS encoding thioredoxin family protein, with amino-acid sequence MKKALGVLLLVLVVLTSMCISSNQSTTSPIDRTNTPSSSNTTTETFTLDKAKFHFYMYGLATCPHCKKMKEEIPKFFGKEALTYYELQGNDYNGKMFEQLYQILGVTGVPVIGIFYDGKLYAIVNGEFPVEYADDLVEEAKKAKGVLFITDKTYLIPENKTEIINKLEYIFTNGEPSEI; translated from the coding sequence ATGAAAAAAGCTTTAGGAGTGTTGCTACTTGTACTGGTAGTGCTCACCAGCATGTGCATCTCAAGCAATCAATCCACTACCTCACCCATAGACAGAACAAACACCCCATCTTCTTCCAACACAACAACGGAAACCTTTACACTGGACAAAGCAAAATTCCACTTTTACATGTACGGACTGGCAACGTGCCCTCACTGTAAGAAAATGAAAGAAGAAATACCAAAATTTTTCGGAAAAGAAGCTTTAACATACTATGAGCTGCAGGGAAATGACTACAACGGAAAGATGTTTGAGCAGCTCTACCAAATCCTCGGAGTAACTGGCGTCCCAGTAATAGGGATATTCTACGATGGGAAGCTATATGCAATAGTAAACGGGGAGTTTCCGGTTGAATACGCGGATGACCTCGTTGAAGAAGCTAAAAAAGCCAAAGGAGTGCTTTTTATAACCGATAAAACCTACCTCATCCCAGAGAACAAGACCGAAATCATTAATAAGCTTGAATATATTTTCACCAATGGTGAGCCGAGTGAGATCTGA
- a CDS encoding cytochrome c biogenesis CcdA family protein, protein MRSEIKILFLIILSSIGLTAGILSLLGLRNLIYPLLALAGADSINPCTFVIYTMLLIALSLKENISKRRIYAVGLAFVAAIYISYYLLGVGLVILTKTIPVWVAGVVSIAFGAYTFVTGYLEKSRIVKKKEVRKNIFSREATIFGAFSLGVIISFTLLPCSSGTYLAYAILISKVGKALTLVLLALYNIIFVLPLLIILFTVGSITESKSISQRIVQKSRELSMIAGAVLILLGIYVILGM, encoded by the coding sequence GTGAGATCTGAAATCAAGATCCTCTTTTTAATAATTTTATCTTCAATTGGACTAACAGCTGGCATATTGTCCCTTCTTGGCTTAAGAAATCTAATCTATCCCCTTTTAGCACTTGCCGGTGCGGATTCGATAAACCCCTGTACGTTCGTCATTTACACGATGCTCCTCATAGCCCTCTCCCTCAAAGAGAATATTTCCAAAAGGAGGATATATGCTGTAGGGCTGGCGTTTGTTGCTGCAATTTACATCTCCTATTACCTCCTCGGAGTGGGATTGGTGATACTCACCAAGACGATTCCGGTATGGGTCGCGGGAGTGGTTTCAATAGCCTTTGGCGCTTACACATTCGTAACTGGCTACCTAGAGAAAAGTAGGATAGTAAAGAAGAAAGAGGTAAGGAAGAACATATTCAGCAGGGAAGCGACTATCTTTGGAGCTTTCTCCCTTGGCGTCATAATATCGTTCACACTCCTCCCCTGTTCCTCTGGAACTTATCTGGCATATGCAATCCTCATATCCAAAGTGGGAAAAGCTTTAACATTGGTTCTTCTGGCACTTTACAACATTATCTTTGTTCTCCCACTGCTTATAATCCTCTTTACAGTCGGAAGCATAACGGAGAGCAAATCAATCTCACAGAGAATAGTTCAAAAGTCCAGGGAGCTTTCAATGATCGCTGGAGCAGTGTTGATACTTCTTGGAATATACGTTATCCTTGGGATGTAG
- a CDS encoding cation:proton antiporter codes for MAPEWILFTLGVALIFGKIGDHLMERFELPGVLGEILMGMILGNLIYFGLIKPEYLTLHSDETFEFLARLGIIFLLFLGGLDTDVEMLKKTGAVATVSTLMGVFVPLVLGYFGLKLMGYPSREAFAGGVLLTATSIGITVRVMMDLGVLRSDVGAASLSASVMDDFLGIALIIFAVGTGSILGLISKMAVFFIITGLVAWYTIEKYIRFSEWLHVEKGVLGMVLALMFLFSALAEHWFDAAIEGAFMAGLVLSKLPEGKRIMEDVRAIAYGFLVPVFFVYTGAMLDLRVFTSFEALSLAGVLTTIAVIGKVLGRGIGAMIMGWSAKKSLQMGIGSIPRTEVALVDLMVAIHGGAIPESDAPKFIAATLIFITVSVLITPPLLKWAFKEEVEAMKQGKAEKRVEAVQETKRRISLLKRPRRNR; via the coding sequence ATGGCTCCAGAGTGGATCCTCTTCACCCTCGGAGTAGCCCTTATCTTTGGAAAGATTGGAGATCATTTAATGGAGCGCTTTGAGCTTCCCGGAGTTTTGGGCGAGATACTGATGGGTATGATATTGGGAAATCTGATATATTTTGGTCTGATAAAGCCCGAATACCTTACCCTTCATTCAGATGAAACCTTTGAATTTCTTGCTCGCTTGGGCATAATTTTTCTTCTCTTCTTGGGCGGTCTTGACACAGATGTTGAGATGCTCAAAAAGACCGGTGCTGTTGCAACTGTTTCTACCCTCATGGGAGTTTTTGTCCCTCTGGTTCTTGGGTACTTTGGACTCAAGCTAATGGGATATCCTTCTAGGGAGGCATTTGCTGGGGGAGTTCTACTAACGGCAACCAGCATAGGAATAACTGTTAGGGTAATGATGGATCTCGGGGTTTTGAGGAGCGATGTCGGAGCGGCTTCTTTGAGTGCGAGCGTTATGGATGACTTCCTCGGGATAGCTTTGATTATCTTCGCAGTTGGTACTGGAAGCATTCTAGGGTTAATAAGCAAGATGGCTGTCTTCTTCATCATCACGGGTTTGGTTGCATGGTATACGATAGAAAAGTACATTCGCTTTTCAGAATGGCTACATGTGGAAAAAGGAGTCCTTGGCATGGTGCTCGCTTTGATGTTTCTCTTCTCTGCTTTGGCGGAGCACTGGTTTGATGCTGCCATAGAAGGGGCTTTTATGGCCGGCCTAGTTTTATCAAAACTTCCAGAGGGCAAAAGGATAATGGAAGACGTGAGGGCAATAGCCTATGGGTTTTTGGTCCCTGTATTCTTCGTGTACACCGGGGCGATGCTTGATTTAAGGGTTTTCACCAGCTTTGAAGCCCTTTCCCTTGCAGGGGTTTTAACCACAATTGCAGTTATTGGAAAAGTTCTCGGCAGAGGAATAGGAGCTATGATTATGGGGTGGAGCGCTAAAAAGTCCCTCCAGATGGGTATTGGTTCAATCCCGAGGACTGAAGTGGCGCTTGTTGACCTTATGGTGGCAATTCACGGAGGCGCAATCCCAGAAAGCGATGCCCCAAAGTTCATTGCAGCCACGCTGATTTTCATAACTGTTTCTGTTTTAATAACTCCACCGTTACTCAAGTGGGCGTTTAAAGAGGAAGTTGAGGCTATGAAGCAAGGAAAAGCCGAGAAGAGAGTAGAAGCAGTGCAAGAAACAAAGAGGAGGATCTCACTATTGAAGAGACCAAGGAGGAATCGCTAA
- a CDS encoding YbhB/YbcL family Raf kinase inhibitor-like protein: protein MKTIPLLLGVLVLTAGCIGGGEKMDLKVSSIFRNNEFIPSKYTCEGADVSPPLRLEGLSDKAVSIAIIVDDPDAPIGTFTHWVAWNIPPTGEISENIPKEEIVESPIKVIQGKNDFGRIGYNGPCPPRGHGVHHYHFKVYVLDTTLDLKPGAGKRDLEKAMEGHVVQFGELVGLYERR from the coding sequence ATGAAAACTATTCCTTTGCTCCTTGGGGTTTTGGTTCTAACTGCAGGATGCATTGGAGGAGGTGAAAAGATGGATTTGAAAGTTAGCTCCATTTTTAGAAATAATGAGTTCATCCCCTCGAAGTACACCTGTGAAGGGGCTGATGTCAGCCCACCACTAAGACTCGAAGGATTGAGCGACAAGGCTGTAAGCATAGCGATAATAGTTGATGATCCAGACGCTCCAATTGGCACTTTTACCCACTGGGTGGCTTGGAATATCCCTCCTACTGGGGAGATATCAGAGAACATTCCAAAAGAAGAGATTGTGGAAAGTCCAATAAAAGTCATTCAAGGAAAGAACGATTTTGGGAGAATTGGCTACAACGGTCCCTGCCCTCCGAGGGGACATGGCGTACACCATTATCACTTCAAGGTCTACGTTCTCGATACAACCCTCGACCTAAAACCTGGGGCAGGCAAGAGGGATTTAGAAAAGGCCATGGAAGGGCACGTAGTTCAATTTGGGGAGTTGGTTGGCCTTTATGAGAGAAGGTGA